The following is a genomic window from Sandaracinaceae bacterium.
GCTGGTGCGCGTCAGCAAGACGCTGGGCAACCACGGCCTCGAGCTGCTCCTGCCCTTCGCTCCACCCGCAGCCACAGAGTCGGAAGTTGGTGCTGTAGCGACGGTCAGGTCCGCCGTCTCTCCGGGCATGGACCCAACGAACCGTGCCTCGTCGACCGCACGAAGGGCAGGGTTCGCGCGACAGATGTACGAAGAGCGCTGCCGCCATACATGCCACGAGCGCAACCACGAAGAAGATCGCTCCACCCATTCTGCTCCCCCTCAGGTCGTTCGCCTGCGCGTTCTCCTCGGGGCGAACGTCCAACGATACACCCTCCATGTAGAGTGCGTTCTCGAGCAGGGCGTTCCGGGGTGTGCCGCCCGCCGTGAATTTCTCGGACGGGCCGAGGAAGCTGCGCCTGTTCGTCGCGCTGGCGATCAGCGAGGCTTGCAAGGAGATCGTGCCCGAGATTCGTTCAACGAGGACCGCCCAACCTCGAACCGCATCCCCGGCAGAACGAGGCATCTCCGGCATGCCCCGAGATCCCACAGGCCGAACAGGCGCGGCTCTCCTGATCCCGCTTGTAGTACTCGACCATCCCCGAACTCACGATCCCGGCGGGCACTGCGATGATCCCGATCCCGATGAGCATCAGCACCCCCGTGACCAGGCGGGCGGCTGGCCCTTGCGGGACCGTCTCTCCGTACCCGACGGTCGTGAGCGTTACCACGCTCCACCAGACGGCATGCGGGATGCTTTCGAACGTCTCGGGCTCGAGGTGGTACATCACGCTGCCCATCAGGACGATCGCCATGACGGCGACCAGCAGGAACGCGATTAGCTGGTGGCGCGCGTCGCGAACGACCGCGCCGAGCATGGAAAGGGCCCGGGTGTAGCGGTGAAGCTTGAGCAGCCGCATGACGCGGAGCGTCCGGAGCAAGCGCAGGATTCGAAGATCGACAATCCCAACCGTGAAGAGGCTGATGTAGAACGGAAGAATGGCCGCCAGGTCGATGAGGACCAACGGCTCCGTCGCCCTACGCAGGGGCCTCTCCGCCGTTGCGACACGTAGCACGTACTCGATGGAGAACACCGCCACGGCGAAGCACTCGAACCAGCGAAGCCACGTGCGCGACCACCTGGGCAGCGAAGGGACCGTCTCCACCGCAACCGCGACGCAGGAAGCGAGGATCAAGCCCATGATGGTCCACGCGACGACCTTGCCCAACCCCGTGGAGCCGTCATCGAGGACGTTCCGGATCCGCGCCCGAAGCGAGTCCTGCCTCTCCGCGGCGTCGTTTCGACTGAGAGCCGTGGTTCCGGCTTGCGGTTCTGGAGAACTCGAGTTCATGCGCGACCTCTCACGAAGCTTCATCATCGGAGCGGTCGTGGGTCAAGACGCGATGCACCACCACTGGAGAAGCACTCCATGGGCATGAAAGTCGAGTGCCGCTCGTGCGGCCACCGATGGCAGTCGCAGGTCGCGGTTTCCGCATGGTGTCCGATCTGCCGGGGGACGCGAGTGCGTGCGCGTTCGTTGGCAGGGGTGGTCTTTCTGGTGGTCGGAGGGGTGCTCATCGCCGTGATGGCCTCGTGCTGTCTGTGGATGAAATCCGTGACGCCACAACCGCGCGCAGCAAGGACAGCTTCGCCGCGGCCCCCTGTTGTGACGGCGAGCCCGGATGCCGGCGTGGAGGAGGGTGACCCGACACCGGGAACGCTGTGTGGTCATGCCGATGCTCTCGAGGGTGCAGTCTCCCTGCCGAGCTGGTCTTCATACCGCTGTCGGTCCGCGGCCGAGCGATGTCTCGCGCGCTCCGAATACACGCATGATCGAGGGCACGGCTGTCCCGGTGAGATGCAGTGCTGCCCGCCGACCGGGCAGGCGGCGGGACTGCGGTAGACTCGGCGGCTGCATGGCGTTTCGTTTTCGCAAGAGTTTCAAGATTGGTGGCGTCCGCATCAACCTTGGAAAATCGGGGGTGAGCGCGTCGGTGGGCGTTAAGGGGCTCGGCGTGGGTGTGGGTCCCAGAGGGCCGCGCATGTCCGCCTCGCTGCCGGGCACGGGCCTCAGCTACTCGGCGCGCGTTGGAGGTCGGACTGCGCGGCAGCGTCGGAACGAGCTGGTGAGCCACGCCGGCTACGTGTCGGAGTTCCACGAACTCGCGGTCTATGAGAACCGGATCGAACTGCTGACGTCGATGCATCGCGAGCCGTGTCCGCCGTGGAACTGGTCGGAGGTGGCTGTTGCGCCGGACCCTCCGCCGCCGTCCGATGCGTCGCGCCATGCCGCAGCGGTCGTCCGGCGGCAAAACGACTACGACCCTGGATGGTCAGCGCGCCTCTTTGGCAAGGCGCACAAGACTCGAAAGATGCTCGAGGCCGAATTGATCGCGGCGCGACAGACGGATGCCATCGAGCACGCCGCCGAGGTCGAGCGGCTCGCGTGGCTTCGGCCTCTCGCCGCTGGTGTCCTCGAAGGAAACCCTGATGCCTGCGCGGCCGCGCTGGAGCACCTGGGCGGTTTCGAGGAGGTGCGCGAAGTCGGAAGCGGTCTCGATGTCCGCATCGTTCGACCGTGGTGCGTCGAGGCGACGTTCACGGCGTTGAGTGACGACGTGGTCCCCAGGGAAGTCAAGGAGCTGACGGCGGCCGGCAACGTGTCGACGAAGAAGATGGGCGTGACGAAATACTGGGCCATCTATCAGGACCACGTGTGCAGCACGGCGATCCGGATCGCGCGTGAGGTGTTCGCGGTTGTTCCCGTGCCCGTCTGCCTCGTGCATGGTGCGATCCCGCTGCTCGACACCCGGACAGGACACGTCGGCGGCACCGTCGTGCTCTCGACCGCATTCGAGCAGGCGACCTTCGAGACGCTCAACTTCGATTCGATCGACCCATCGGACACGATGACCCTCTTCGAGCACCGCATGGACTTCAAGAAGACGAAGGGATTTTGCCCCGTGGAGCCGTTGAGTCCTGACAACTTCGAAACCGGTTCCTAGCTGCCCTGGACCACCTAGACCTAGACCACCCCGTTCGATCGCACTCAGCTCTCCTGGCGAGCTTCATGGGAGACGACGCAACGAGAGAGTCCCACCGGGCGGGCAGTCACGCGTAGACCCAAGCGCCTTGCGTCTGGCGAGGTCAGAGACGGGCGAGCCGACTCCGCCCTCGGTCGACACGGAGCCGTTCCCGCTGCCTACGTTCGGGCTGGCCATCGTCGTTGACTCCAAGGGACGGCCAGCCGCCGAGGGGTCGTGAAGGCGGTCACAGGAGACGACTATCGCCGTGCTCGACAACGGCCGTCTCGAGACGCTCAAGGTCGAACTCTTCGGCCGCGCGTAGCCAACGACTCGACGAGGACGACTTCGTGAGGAGGTCCGCGCCCACACTGCGCTGGACCAGGCCGAACTCCCTGCCCTTCGGGGAGCGACGCGCTCCAGCGCCCCATCGAGCCGGACGTCGACCCCCCCGCCCCCTGGTATTCGCACCCCCGTCCCCCACCGATCGAAAAGTTCGATCGGTGGTCGGAGTCACTGTTTCGACGCCTA
Proteins encoded in this region:
- a CDS encoding TerB family tellurite resistance protein; this encodes MPEMPRSAGDAVRGWAVLVERISGTISLQASLIASATNRRSFLGPSEKFTAGGTPRNALLENALYMEGVSLDVRPEENAQANDLRGSRMGGAIFFVVALVACMAAALFVHLSREPCPSCGRRGTVRWVHARRDGGPDRRYSTNFRLCGCGWSEGQEQLEAVVAQRLADAHQLARAAEELRERRQRSHEAERRRRAEAVEAEQRMVELEAEERAIIWLLKHIAKADRRNAEGEAQELQRQIDRLFPAERRDTVARWAAELRVDSTDDLHRAIDRLRDLPLVGRAEIYAALETMSVADGKATKSETTRLARIRSALGLDELV
- a CDS encoding ion transporter — encoded protein: MMKLRERSRMNSSSPEPQAGTTALSRNDAAERQDSLRARIRNVLDDGSTGLGKVVAWTIMGLILASCVAVAVETVPSLPRWSRTWLRWFECFAVAVFSIEYVLRVATAERPLRRATEPLVLIDLAAILPFYISLFTVGIVDLRILRLLRTLRVMRLLKLHRYTRALSMLGAVVRDARHQLIAFLLVAVMAIVLMGSVMYHLEPETFESIPHAVWWSVVTLTTVGYGETVPQGPAARLVTGVLMLIGIGIIAVPAGIVSSGMVEYYKRDQESRACSACGISGHAGDASFCRGCGSRLGGPR
- a CDS encoding DUF4236 domain-containing protein, yielding MAFRFRKSFKIGGVRINLGKSGVSASVGVKGLGVGVGPRGPRMSASLPGTGLSYSARVGGRTARQRRNELVSHAGYVSEFHELAVYENRIELLTSMHREPCPPWNWSEVAVAPDPPPPSDASRHAAAVVRRQNDYDPGWSARLFGKAHKTRKMLEAELIAARQTDAIEHAAEVERLAWLRPLAAGVLEGNPDACAAALEHLGGFEEVREVGSGLDVRIVRPWCVEATFTALSDDVVPREVKELTAAGNVSTKKMGVTKYWAIYQDHVCSTAIRIAREVFAVVPVPVCLVHGAIPLLDTRTGHVGGTVVLSTAFEQATFETLNFDSIDPSDTMTLFEHRMDFKKTKGFCPVEPLSPDNFETGS